The following DNA comes from Phytohabitans rumicis.
CGGGTTGGCGTTCTTGAGCACCGCGCCCGGGTTCTCGATCAGGATGGTCGTCGACGGGAGGACCCAGTCGAGCTTCTCACCGTTCTGGCGGGCCAGGATCGTCTCGTTCTCGTAGGCGAGCAGGACGTCGCCGGTACCGCCGAGGAACGCGGTGGTAGCGTCCCGACCGCTGTTGGGCAGCGCTACCACGTTCGCGAACAGCTTGGTGAGGTAGTCCTGCGCCTGCGCGTCGGTCCCGCCGTTGGCGGTGATGTGACCCCAGGCGGCGAGCGCGTTCCACCGGGCCGCGCCCGACGAGGCGGGGTTGGGCGTGACGATGCTGATGCCCGGCTTGATCAGGTCGTCCCAGCCCTGGATGTTCTTGGGATTCCCCTCGCGCACCGCGAGCACGACGACCGACGAGGACACGATGCCCTTGTTCGCCCCGCTGTTCCAGCCCGCGTCGACCAGGTCGGCGTCGACCAGCCGGGTCACGTCGCTGGTCACGGAGAAGTGCACGTAGTCGGCTTTCAGCCCGGACACCACCGCGCGGCTCTGGTCACCGGACGCGCCGTACGAGGTCTTGAACTTGACACCCTTGCCCGCGTCGGTCTTGTTCCACTCCGCGGCGATCGCCTTATTCGCCGCCTCGGGGACGGCGAAGCCGACGATGTTCAGCGTCACGGACTCACCGGCCGACTCCCCTCCTCCATCGCCACCGCAGGCCGACAGCGCCAAGCTGGCGACGAGGGCGAGAGCGGCGGCCGCTCTGGTCCGAATCTTCATGGGAACCCATCCTCCTTCAGCGCGTCTCCGCGCGATATATATCTCCGAGCGAAAAGGTCGGGAATATGGACAAACAAGAGTGAAGCGTCAGCGACTACGAGCGCCTGCCGGGCCTCGATGCCAGCGGCGGCAACTCTCGACCGAATATCCCATCTAGTCGACAGACTTTCAAGAGTTAGGTACGGCCGCGGGACGGCCGGGCGCGAGCAGGTCGGCGAGGCTGGCGCTGTCGACGATGCCCTCGATCGCCCGGTGCACCGACAGCCAGACCTCGCTCAGTCCGGCGGCGACGCCGTGGTACGAGGCGCCGGCAGTCGGGAGCCCCCGGACCGTCGTAATCGCCCCATTGGTGGCGCGCAGCACGTCGCCCACCGTGATGTCCTGCGGCGCACGGGTCAAGGCGTACCCACCGTCGGCCCCACGCAGGCTGTGCAGCAGGCCGGCCCGGCGCAGATCGAGCAGGATGCCTTGCAGGAACGCGTACGGGATGTCCTGACTCGCGGCCAGATCGGCCGCCTTCGCCAAC
Coding sequences within:
- a CDS encoding RrF2 family transcriptional regulator, which gives rise to MYVSARTDYAVRAMLAVAAHHPELAKAADLAASQDIPYAFLQGILLDLRRAGLLHSLRGADGGYALTRAPQDITVGDVLRATNGAITTVRGLPTAGASYHGVAAGLSEVWLSVHRAIEGIVDSASLADLLAPGRPAAVPNS
- a CDS encoding sulfate ABC transporter substrate-binding protein, with amino-acid sequence MKIRTRAAAALALVASLALSACGGDGGGESAGESVTLNIVGFAVPEAANKAIAAEWNKTDAGKGVKFKTSYGASGDQSRAVVSGLKADYVHFSVTSDVTRLVDADLVDAGWNSGANKGIVSSSVVVLAVREGNPKNIQGWDDLIKPGISIVTPNPASSGAARWNALAAWGHITANGGTDAQAQDYLTKLFANVVALPNSGRDATTAFLGGTGDVLLAYENETILARQNGEKLDWVLPSTTILIENPGAVLKNANPKAKEWLDFVLGPQGQRQFALKGFRPIIDGVDTKGVEGAIDPNNPFPTPQKLLTVDKDFESWSALSKKFFDEDAGLVTKIITASGKAQ